The Montipora capricornis isolate CH-2021 chromosome 6, ASM3666992v2, whole genome shotgun sequence genome has a window encoding:
- the LOC138053940 gene encoding uncharacterized protein yields MLNSRTAVLWIKYMEMVDTLKLFIKAERTGNWMLHLKALHEMLPYFAAAGHTLYTKSAYIYCQQMQDLPNTHPQVNRSFLNGLHVVRRSDRFWAGLSTDLIIEQVLMRSVKTTGGLTRGRGMSETQRLVWLMSMPACADINNSMQNLTGTNFLTSEQHKDTTKARQERDQQDANTIIRYLSKRSPFDSESSLRNIATGVVADDRKILDSLTGKNAHEYTFRKKDQVVTLACKTAVRLNDGDVQVDPQLMFQRLSTVATTGEFESPQQFFEYEMCNFPASLFDASLLPLKANKPVLADAIWSITTESQTANDPGGSAYFVIDGGALLHRVVWPRGVTYNAICLLYIQYVRRRYPRATIVFDGYDNGPTTKDCTHQRRGHGCGPAVLFDPDMLVTLKKDEFLSNQVNKQKFINLLSENLEHAGYSTRHAKGDADVMIVDTAITKARDQTTVLIGEDTDLLVLLLYHAEMDAKELFFRPEPRQRDMTVRKLWDIKKTKTVLGRNVTSSILFVHALLGCDTTSRVHGIGKGIALKKAKINAQFRQLAGVFNRSDSSREDVIEAGEKALLSVFNAASTESLNSLRYIKYCQKVATGNVCLQPENLPPTSSAASFHSLKVYLQVQEWKQNQLRPQDWGWRLSDGRLLPILTDRPPAHQSLLEMIRCNCRTDCKTQRCSCKKHGLECSSACGVCKGESCLNSSAPDLNLGLDDAEAQ; encoded by the exons ATGTTGAATAGTCGAACTGCAGTGCTATGGATCAAGTACATGGAAATGGTGGACACACTAAAGTTGTTCATAAAAGCAGAGAGAACGGGCAATTGGATGTTGCACCTGAAGGCACTTCATGAAATGTTACCGTATTTTGCGGCTGCAGGACATACTCTCTACACAAAGTCCGCATACATCTACTGCCAACAAATGCAAGACCTCCCAAATACGCACCCTCAAGTGAATAGAAGTTTCCTGAATGGTCTCCATGTTGTGCGGCGCAGTGATCGGTTTTGGGCTGGCTTGTCCACTGATTTGATTATAGAGCAGGTGCTAATGCGTAGCGTGAAAACTACAGGCGGACTAACCAGGGGACGGGGAATGTCTGAGACCCAGCGTTTAGTATGGCTCATGTCTATGCCAGCGTGCGCTGACATAAACAATTCAATGCAGAACTTGACGGGTACCAATTTTCTCACGAGCGAGCAACATAAAGACACCACCAAGGCAAGACAAGAGCGCGATCAGCAGGACGCAAACACAATTATCCGCTATCTGTCGAAAAGAAGCCCATTCGACTCAGAGTCATCCCTGCGCAACATTGCGACTGGTGTCGTAGCAGACGACCGC AAAATACTGGATTCGCTTACTGGAAAGAATGCACATGAGTACACTTTTCGCAAGAAAGATCAAGTGGTTACTCTAGCATGCAAGACTGCCGTGCGATTGAATGATGGTGATGTACAAGTCGACCCACAGCTTATGTTTCAGAGACTTAGCACCGTGGCAACCACAGGAGAATTCGAAAGCCCTCAACAATTTTTTGAGTACGAGATGTGTAACTTCCCGGCATCCTTGTTTGACGCGTCCCTTCTCCCACTGAAAGCTAATAAACCAGTCTTAGCAGATGCCATTTGGTCCATCACAACGGAGAGTCAAACAGCTAATGATCCAGGTGGAAGCGCGTACTTTGTGATTGATGGAGGAGCCTTGCTACATCGAGTAGTATGGCCGCGTGGAGTGACGTATAACGCCATTTGTTTGCTGTACATCCAGTACGTGCGGCGTAGATATCCTAGAGCCACTATTGTATTTGACGGCTATGACAATGGTCCCACCACCAAAGACTGCACCCACCAGCGAAGAGGACATGGATGTGGACCAGCTGTTTTGTTCGATCCTGACATGCTTGTTACTTTGAAGAAAGATGAGTTCCTCTCTAACCAGGTGAACAAGCAAAAGTTCATCAACCTCCTTTCTGAAAACCTCGAACACGCTGGTTATTCTACTCGTCACGCAAAAGGCGATGCTGATGTTATGATCGTAGACACCGCAATCACAAAAGCAAGAGATCAAACGACTGTCCTGATTGGCGAGGACACAGACTTGCTAGTGCTGTTACTGTATCACGCCGAAATGGATGCCAAAGAGCTGTTCTTCAGACCAGAGCCACGCCAGCGAGATATGACCGTGCGGAAGCTATGGGATATAAAGAAAACCAAGACTGTGCTAGGTCGTAATGTCACTTCAAGTATTTTGTTTGTTCACGCATTACTGGGATGCGATACCACCTCGAGAGTTCATGGCATTGGGAAGGGTATTGCACTGAAGAAGGCTAAGATTAACGCACAATTCCGTCAACTGGCAGGTGTCTTTAATCGCTCGGATTCTTCAAGGGAGGACGTTATCGAGGCCGGGGAGAAGGCTTTGCTGTCCGTATTCAATGCTGCTTCTACTGAAAGCCTTAATTCTCTGCGCTATATTAAGTACTGCCAAAAAGTAGCCACAGGCAATGTATGCTTGCAACCAGAGAATCTGCCCCCAACATCTTCAGCAGCCAGCTTTCACAGCCTCAAAGTATACTTGCAAGTCCAGGAATGGAAACAGAATCAGCTGCGGCCACAGGACTGGGGTTGGAGGCTTTCCGATGGGCGCCTCCTTCCAATTCTCACCGATCGCCCACCGGCACACCAGTCATTGTTGGAAATGATCCGCTGTAATTGCAGGACAGATTGCAAAACACAGCGATGTTCCTGTAAAAAACACGGACTCGAATGCTCGTCTGCTTGTGGAGTGTGCAAAGGTGAAAGCTGCCTCAACTCAAGTGCACCAGATCTCAATTTGGGACTAGATGACGCTGAAGCGCAATAA